In one Phycisphaerae bacterium genomic region, the following are encoded:
- a CDS encoding helix-turn-helix transcriptional regulator, with the protein MDPQSLGQHLNQLRKQAKVSLRELARAAEISPASLSAIEKSQSSPTLDTLHKILKALGTNFADFFAANPGSEQSPVFPATETKPITDAHRRYVLLFPKREDLRFGMVHELIAPFETEPTWEAHDFDLGGLVIGGGPARLEIEDRGSWELGKWDAFYVKAGWRHRAINLGSEPLELITVADPPGY; encoded by the coding sequence GTGGACCCCCAAAGCCTTGGACAGCACCTGAATCAACTGCGGAAGCAGGCGAAAGTCAGCCTGCGGGAACTTGCCCGCGCGGCTGAGATATCGCCGGCTTCGCTTTCGGCCATCGAAAAATCGCAATCCAGCCCCACGCTCGATACGCTCCACAAGATCCTCAAAGCCCTTGGGACCAACTTCGCCGACTTCTTCGCGGCCAATCCGGGATCGGAACAGAGCCCGGTCTTCCCCGCCACCGAGACGAAGCCTATCACTGATGCTCATAGAAGATATGTTTTGCTTTTCCCCAAGCGTGAGGACCTGCGTTTCGGGATGGTGCATGAGCTCATCGCGCCCTTTGAGACCGAACCCACATGGGAGGCCCACGATTTCGATTTGGGCGGCTTGGTCATCGGGGGCGGACCGGCGCGGCTTGAGATCGAGGACCGCGGCAGTTGGGAACTGGGCAAGTGGGATGCGTTCTACGTCAAAGCCGGATGGCGCCACCGGGCCATCAACCTCGGGTCCGAACCGCTCGAACTGATTACCGTGGCCGATCCGCCCGGTTATTAA